The Phaseolus vulgaris cultivar G19833 chromosome 10, P. vulgaris v2.0, whole genome shotgun sequence DNA window GGGGAGGTGGTGGATATATGGAGTGTTCGGAGACTCGTGGAATGGAGACCTTGCAATTGGTGGCTACAAGGCCACCAAACAGGTACTTTTTACTTAAATCAATTGGTGTTTGTTTTTACTACATTTCAGCTTTGGAAGGTTGAAATTTTGTTATATTGAATGAACTTTTGTGACTGCTGGATTCATTTTGCATTCAGTATAGGGATAGCTAGAAATGTCAATAAAAATTGCAGTGAGTAGATCTCTATGTACTAAAGACACGGAAATACAAATAATCTCTAAAAGTAGGAAACGGTAACATGAACATGGATCTATATGTTATATAACTATGAATTATATAAGTTGACAagaaagatttatgtgcacaagtatattttaattgtttttagcaAAAAGATGTTTCTCATAGCTAGTTCAAGGTAGTTTAAAAGGATttgttacttattttttaatcataaaaaaatttatacaataaatttgaagtttaaaaaattaatgtatttatcgtttttgtttttattattgtgttACAATCGTGATATAATTgtaaaaaatctaacaaatattttttgaattggatacTCCTACCGGAACGTGTCTTACGAGTGTCGTGTCCGATACGTGTGACCGACATCATTTAAGAGGCGTGTCTGAGCCTATTGTGTGTTTATTAATTGGATGTTAGGATAGGATTGGTTTTTCAATGTTATTTGGACTTGGATTTGCAAGGGATAGGGTTAATTGTTGAGGTGGGTGAGGGTTGCAGGTTGgctttttattttctgaatcaaCCTTAATTGGCTTTCATTGCAGACAATTGCTTTCCTTTTTTGTTTATTCTTGAAATGGTGCAGCTCTACCACTAGAAACCAATGGATATATCAGAGTGGATTGCTATGGGGGCCTCAATCAGATGCGAAGAGATGTGAGTAGTACTTGAAGAAAACTCTTGAATTTCTACTCCAGATCCTTAGAATATCTTCAATACCcttttgcttctttctttaACTGAGATGAAATCTACATGGGTTGCAGTTCTGTGACGGTGTGGGCATTGCTCGTTTGTTAAATGCAACCCTGGTCTTGCCAAAGTTTGAAGTGGCGTCATATTGGAATGAAACAAGGTAATTTACCTTTCCATTTCTCTGGAACACCTTGCAAATTTTTACTGAATTGTATTCTTTTGTGATCTTATCTCTTGTTCTATATTATTCTATGCTGAATACTTGGTTCCATTGCAGCGGTTTTGCTGATGTATATGATGTAGACTACTTCATAGAGCATATGAATGGGTTTGTCAAAGTTGTGAAAGAGTTACCACCAGAGGTTGCATCTAAAGAACCTGTCCGAGTGGACTGTAGCAAACGGAAAGGGCAATTTGATTACGTTGAAAGTGTTCTTCCGTCTTTGTTAGAACACAAGTACATTTCAATCACACCAGCAATGTCCCAAAGAAGGGACAGGTATGATCATGTGCCTCACTTCTATAAACCAGaaattgattgaaaatagaATATAAGAACCTTGGATATCGTTGATCCAGATAATTTCATGATGAATGAGatttttcttccaaatattcttcttcatttgtttcCATTTGCTGTAAGGGGGATTTCACTTTATTATGAAAGGGTTACAGTTGGTAAATTCTTGGCATTTTAGCACTACTTTATAAGTGAATTTATTCCTAAGCTATCTCTTCATCCATTGATTTTCAACGATGACATGTAGTATCTACAGTTGCTAAGAGATTGTCAAAAAGGTTGGTCTGCTTAATATTTGTGAATATTTCAGTTGAGTTGTAATATTTGTCTCATGTTACCAATGATTATGCTAGCAACTTCACTGAAAAATGTAAAGTATTTTATTCAACATCCATTATGGTTTAAATTTGGTATAAAATGGATTGTTGGAGATCttacattgactagagattaggacatttcatagtatataagtgaatgtAAACCTTATCTTGTAAgtcagttttatgaggttgagttaggcttaaagtccactttataATATAGACTATCAATAATTAAGATTATGTGTCCCTCCTCCCTTTTCTTTCATAGTAGTATTGTAACCAAGTTTGATTGTTCTTTGTGTTTCTTCTACCTTGCAGATACCCTTTGTATGCAAAAGCTGCTCTCTGTCAAGCCTGTTTCAAAGCATTGCGTCTTTCCAGAACCTTGGAAATGAAAGCCTCTGAGCTTCTAGATGCAATACCAAAACCCTTTTTGTCTCTTCATCTTCGTTTTGAGCCTGACATGGTTGCATACAGCCAGTGCGAGTACACTGGTATTTCTCCTGCTTCCATGAAAGCCATAGAGGCAGCACAAATGGAGAGAAAACCATGGACTGGAGACTTAGCCCGCGTTTGGAGACTACGTGGAAAATGTCCTCTTACACCTAACGAGACAGCTTTGGTACTTCAATCCCTTTCCATCCCACCAACTACAAATATATACCTTGCAGCTGGAGATGGTTTGATGGAAATTGAAGGATTGACAGAAACCTATGGCAACATATTTACTAAGTCAAGTCTTCTTAGTAGGGAAGACTTCACAAACATGCATGGCAATACAAAAGCTGCTCTGGATTATTATGTGTCTATCAACAGTGATTCTTATGTAGCTACATATTTTGGGAACATGGATAAGATGGTTGCAGCAATGAGAGCTTTCAAAGGTTTGTACAAGACTTTATTTTTGAGCAGAAGAGGCTTTGCAGAATTAACCTCAAAGGGTCTTAGGGGAAAGGAGTTGATGACAGCACTGTGGAAGGTTCACAGAGATGATTTTGCCATGGGAAGAGGCTCTGCTCTGCCCGAGTGCTTTTGCGAATTCAAGTTGTGATTTTGGATCTCTGTTTTGGCattattaaatttgatttctaaatttatattattttagaaatttcatTTTTGTTGTAACTTTATT harbors:
- the LOC137818210 gene encoding O-fucosyltransferase 13 isoform X1, which produces MFVFSVKPFFILLLVTLSLFFLLVLLSPPSLLSQNLISSGEVVDIWSVRRLVEWRPCNWWLQGHQTALPLETNGYIRVDCYGGLNQMRRDFCDGVGIARLLNATLVLPKFEVASYWNETSGFADVYDVDYFIEHMNGFVKVVKELPPEVASKEPVRVDCSKRKGQFDYVESVLPSLLEHKYISITPAMSQRRDRYPLYAKAALCQACFKALRLSRTLEMKASELLDAIPKPFLSLHLRFEPDMVAYSQCEYTGISPASMKAIEAAQMERKPWTGDLARVWRLRGKCPLTPNETALVLQSLSIPPTTNIYLAAGDGLMEIEGLTETYGNIFTKSSLLSREDFTNMHGNTKAALDYYVSINSDSYVATYFGNMDKMVAAMRAFKGLYKTLFLSRRGFAELTSKGLRGKELMTALWKVHRDDFAMGRGSALPECFCEFKL
- the LOC137818210 gene encoding O-fucosyltransferase 13 isoform X2, producing the protein MRRDFCDGVGIARLLNATLVLPKFEVASYWNETSGFADVYDVDYFIEHMNGFVKVVKELPPEVASKEPVRVDCSKRKGQFDYVESVLPSLLEHKYISITPAMSQRRDRYPLYAKAALCQACFKALRLSRTLEMKASELLDAIPKPFLSLHLRFEPDMVAYSQCEYTGISPASMKAIEAAQMERKPWTGDLARVWRLRGKCPLTPNETALVLQSLSIPPTTNIYLAAGDGLMEIEGLTETYGNIFTKSSLLSREDFTNMHGNTKAALDYYVSINSDSYVATYFGNMDKMVAAMRAFKGLYKTLFLSRRGFAELTSKGLRGKELMTALWKVHRDDFAMGRGSALPECFCEFKL